Proteins encoded together in one Chitinophaga sp. LS1 window:
- the cysC gene encoding adenylyl-sulfate kinase, with protein sequence MIIQLCGLSGAGKTTIATSVKRKAMAYGTPIEIIDGDNYREFLCKDLGFSKADRCENIRRLGFVASRLSGHGIICIISAINPYHAMREELTNAYDQVKTVFVDCPVEELVQRDTKGLYKRAMLPDNHPDKLRNLTGVNDPFEVPLLPDLHLKTNEKTITACTSELFNFIQTSIQTQTRLYQAVTA encoded by the coding sequence ATGATCATTCAACTATGCGGACTTTCCGGCGCAGGAAAAACCACTATTGCCACTAGTGTAAAAAGAAAGGCGATGGCCTATGGCACGCCGATCGAAATTATTGACGGAGACAACTACCGGGAATTCTTATGCAAAGACCTGGGATTTTCCAAAGCAGACCGTTGCGAAAATATACGCAGACTGGGGTTTGTGGCCAGCCGCCTCTCCGGGCATGGTATCATATGCATTATCAGTGCGATCAATCCCTACCACGCCATGCGCGAGGAGCTGACTAATGCTTACGATCAGGTGAAAACAGTATTCGTAGATTGTCCTGTTGAAGAACTTGTACAGCGGGATACCAAAGGTCTCTACAAAAGAGCGATGCTGCCGGATAACCATCCTGACAAACTGCGCAACCTGACCGGGGTGAACGATCCTTTCGAAGTACCGTTATTGCCAGACCTGCACTTAAAAACCAATGAAAAAACAATAACCGCCTGCACCAGTGAGTTGTTCAATTTCATACAGACATCTATTCAAACACAAACCAGGCTTTACCAGGCAGTAACTGCATAA